The following nucleotide sequence is from Chryseobacterium sp. CY350.
ATATTCGCAATCTGTTTATTTAAATCAACTTTTGAAACTTCCAGAATTCTTTGCCAAAAACGGTTTGTTACATCAAATATTTTACATGATCCAATCAACTTTTTAGGATTTGACTGTTTGAAATTCTGAAATATTTCTTCGGCATCATCAATATCTTTAGAAATGAAATTTACCTCAATCTCGAAATTGTATTTTACTTTCGCCAAATTAATCGCTTCCCAAGCCGAAATTTTCAGAATTGCCGGTCCGGAAAGTCCCCAATGAGTAATTAATAGCGGTCCGCTTTCTTCAGTTTTCAATTTCGGAATCGATGTTTCTGCCATTTCAAAACTTGTTCCTAAAAGATCTTTCAGCAAATCATCTTTAATATTAAATGTAAAAAGCGACGGAACCAAATCAATAATCTTATGGCCAAGATTTTCGATCATTTTCAAAGATTTCGGTGAACTTCCGGTTGCATAAACTACATAGTCTGCCGAAAAATCTCCTAAACTCGTTTTTACAATATATTTTTGATCCTGCTTTTCAACTTCTTTTACAGAACATTTGGTTTTTACTTCAACATTTTTCTGCTGAATTTCGTTCATAAAAGTGTTGATTATCGTTTGCGAAGAATTGCTTTCAGGGAAAACTCTGTTATCTTTTTCTGTCTTCAACGAAACTTTTCGTTTTTCAAACCATTCCATGGTATCTCCCGACTGAAACTTTGTAAAAATACTCAATAGCTCTTTATTGCCACGGGGATAAAACTGAACCAATTCTCTGGGATCAAAGCACGCATGTGTGACATTGCAACGCCCGCCTCCGGAAATTTTTACCTTCTGAAGTACGTCTGAATTTTGTTCCAGAATTGTAATTTTGTATTTCTTTTCGTCAAGATTTGCTGCACAGAAAAATCCTGCCGCACCGCCTCCGATAATAATAATTTGTTTCATAATTATGTAATCTTATGCCGAAGATTATTTTTACAAAACTACAATTTTTATAAACCATCTTATTTGAGTAATTTTGAAGATTATAATTTTTGAACTTTCAACCTAAAATTATAACTACAAATAGAAGATTACATGGAGTAAAAAGTCAAAAAAGCTTATGAAACACATTAGTTTATTTAAGTTCCTTTCAACAATTTATAGAAGAACACATTAGTTTTTAAAAAATCGTTGATTTTTGCTTATGTGGATCTTAAATTTATTTAGACTTTTAAAAACTTAAATATTTCTTTTGTGATTAAGTAACAAGTTCAATTTTAAAACTATTATTAAAAATGATTTTTCACCATACATTTGAAGTTCGCTGGAGTGATCTTGACGCGAATAAACATCTTGCCAATTCTTCTTACGTACAATACTGTGCACAAACAAGAATGGCTTTCATGAAGCAGGAAAAAATGGGTGTTACCCAAATGAGCCGCTGGGGAATTGGTCCGGTGATTATGCATGAAAGATTTTCTTTTTTTAAAGAAATATTTGCAGATCAGAAAGTCATCGTAAGCCTTGAAATCGACGGTTGCGCAGAAGATGCGTCAATTTATCGTTTTGTTCATAAATTTTATCTTCCTGATGGTTCACACTGTGCTACATCAGAAGCTACAGGTGTTTGGATTGACACGATGCTGAGAAAAATGACTTCTCCACCGGATGACGTTGTGGAAGCAATGAATAAATACAAAACATCTGAAACCACGCTCATGACAAGAGAAGATTTTATAAAACTTCCTTTCCGACCGGAAAATATTGATCCGGCGATTTTTAATAAATAAAGACTCAATGATAAACGATGATTAATTTTAGCCATCATTTATCAATGATCAACCATCAATAATAAAGATATGTTTGAAGATAAAGAACCGGAATTGACGCCGATCTCAAAATTAGGAGAATTCGGGCTTATTAAACACCTGACAGAATTTTTCCCACTTACCAACGAATCTTCGGAAGTTGGCGTAGGAGACGACGCTGCAGTAATTAATCCTGGAAACAAAAGAGTTGTTTTAACAACCGATGTTTTGGCAGAGGGAGTTCATTTTAATTTAGGCTATGTTCCATTGAAGCATTTAGGTTACAAAGCGGTTGTGGTAAATTTAAGTGATATTGCAGCGATGAATGCAACACCAACGCAAATTTTAGTGTCTTTGGCTGTTTCAAACCGTTTTCCGGTGGAAGCTTTAGAAGAATTATATTCCGGAATTCAGGCCGCTTGCGGCAGATATAAAGTTGATCTAATTGGCGGAGATACAACGAGTTCCAACGCAGGTTTGGTGATGAGCATTACCGCAGTGGGAATTGAAGACCAAGAAAATCTTGTAAAAAGAAATGGTGCAAAACCAAATGATTTGCTAGTTGTTTCAGGAGATTTGGGCGGTGCTTATATGGGACTTCAGATTTTGGAAAGGGAACACGCTGTTTTCTTAGCTGATCCCAATATGCAACCAGAAATGCAAGGTTTCGACTATATTTTGGAAAGGCAATTGAAGCCGGAAGCAAGAACAGATGTAAAAGGAATTTTAGAGCATTTGGATATCAAACCAACTTCGATGATTGATATTTCAGACGGTTTGGCTTCGGAAATTCTGCATCTTTCTGACCAGTCTAAAGTTGGTTTCAGATTGTACGAAGAGAAAATTCCGATGGATAATCTGACGATTACAACGGCGGACGATTTGAATTTAAATCCTGTCATGACGGCATTAAGCGGTGGTGAAGATTACGAATTACTGTTCACTATTTCTCCGAATGATTTTGATAAAATGAAAAATCACCCAGATTTTACGATTATCGGTCATGCCGTTGAAAAAGAAGAAGGGAATTTTATGGTTGCAAGAGGTTCTAACCAGTTGGTTGCTTTGACGGCACAAGGTTGGGATGCTTTTTTAGGAAATCAACAGAATGATTAAAATTTAATTTTAAATATTGTGAAGCCACTGCATTTTTTGTAGTGGTTTTTTGTTTAATTTTAAATTGCAGAAAAACGATTTATGAAAAATTGGATCAGATTTCCTATCTTAATTTGTTTATTTATTGTAATGATCATTTATAGTAATAAAATTGAAGCAGAAAATACTGAAAAAAGAGACCGCGTTTTAAATAATGACGTCCAATTTAAAGGTTATGTAGTTGATTTTAGAACTTCAAACAATCATGCTTTTGGGCTTATCAGATTAAAATTAACAGAAAGTTCTGTAAACACATTTAATGATAGTCTTACAACAGGTATTTATCCATACAGAATTAATGGCGATATTGCAGAAATATACACTACAATATCAGATGGTCTTGACTATAATGATACTATAAGCGTGAATTCAAAATCTCATGAAATTGAATTTAATGAAACAAAAAATCATAAAAAGTTTGTTTCTGAGCTATATGTAATCGAAGACTTTGACAATATAAAATTTGTAAAGAAGAAAACTGAATTTCAATAAAAAAATCCAGCTCATTTTTTGAGCTGGATTCAATTTTATATGAAAAACTATTAAGCTTTCACAATATTCACAATCACTTCCAAAGCCTTTTCCATACTTTCCAAAGCAACATATTCGTAAGGTCCATGGAAGTTCATTCCGCCGGCAAAAATATTCGGACAAGGTAATCCCATATAAGACAATTGCGCTCCGTCTGTTCCGCCTCTGATGGCTTTGATTTTTGGCTCTATTCCTGCTTGTTTCATGGCTTTTGCAGCAAGATCAATGATGTGCATTTTGCCTTCAAACTGCTGTTTCATGTTGCGGTATTGTTCTTTAATCTCCACTTCAGCGGTTTTTTCTCCGTGTTTTTGATTAAATTCAGCTACTTTTTCTTCCATGAATTTTTTTCGTGCCTCAAATTTCTCTTCGTCATGATCACGGATAATGTATTGAAGTTTAGCCTCAGAAATATCAGCAGTAATATCCATTAAATGATAAAATCCGTCAAAACCTTTTGTGGTAGAGGGGGTTTCGTTAGCTGGTAAAGACTGAATAAATTCTGCAGCCAGAAGACTTGCATTCACCATTTTTCCGAAAGCATAACCGGGATGTACACTCAATCCGTGGATTTTTACCACGGCTCCTGCTGCGTTGAAGTTTTCGTATTCCAATTCACCGACTTCACTTCCGTCCATTGTGTAAGCGAATTCAGCCCCGAATTTAGCAACGTCAAATTTGTGCGCACCTCTTCCGATTTCTTCATCCGGAGTGAAACCAAGTGCCATTCTTCCGTGTTTGATTTCAGGATGAGCAATTAAGTATTCTGCTGCGGTTACAATTTCGGCACAACCGGATTTATCATCAGCTCCGAGAAGGGTATTTCCGTCAGTTGTAATTAAGGTCTGACCGATATGTTTTTTTAAGCTTTCAAATTTTGAAGGAGAAAGTGTAAAGTTTGTTTCTTTATTTAAAATTAAATCTTCTCCCTGATAATTTTCCCAAACCTGAGGTTTTACATTTTCACCGCTGAAATCCGGCGAAGTGTCGTAATGAGAAATAAATCCGATTGTTGGCTGACTGTCGTTTTCCAGATTTGACGGAACGTAAGCCATGATGTAACCGTGTTCATCGATCGAGACATCTTCCAGACCAATCGTTTTCAGCTCTTCCACAATATAATTGGCAATGTCCCACTGTCTTTCTGTAGAAGGTGTCGACTCGCTCTCTGCGTCACTTGTTGAATATATTTTTACATAGCTGAGAAAGCGGTTCAGTAATTTTTCTCTCCACATTTCGTTGAATTCAATTGTACTCATTAGATGTATAAAATTTTAACAAAGTTAGCAAATTTGATGCTGTGAATAGGTTTTTTGTAATTGAATATGAGGTATTGAATTTATAAATCAAATATAAATTATTGGTTATCAAAAGAATCTTAGCTTTGTTTTGTACAAAGAACTAATTGTTTTAGTTTTATTATATTTGAGAAAATCAAAAGTGAAAATGTTTCTTACAGAATGTCCTAGAGATGCCATGCAAGGTTGGGGAGAATTTATCCCGACTGCCAAAAAAATCGATTATATCAATTCGCTCATGGATGTGGGATTTGATGTTTTAGATTGCCTGAGTTTTGTTTCTCCAAAAGCAATTCCTCAAATGGCTGATTCTGCTGAGGTTGCAGAGAATATCGATAAATCTTTATCAAACACCAAAGTTTCCGCAATCATCGGCAATTATAGAGGAGCCGAGAAAGCGCTAAAGCATCAGTCAGTAGATATTTTAGGTTTTCCATTCTCGATTTCTGAAACTTTTCAGCACAGAAATACCAATAAAAATCAGGAAGAAGCCTTCAGCGATGTCGTAAAAATGCTTGAGCTGACGAAAAGTGAAGGTAAAGAATTAAACATTTACTTCTCGATGGCATTTGGAAATCCGTACGGTGAATTTTGGAAATGGGAAGATGTAGATTTTTGGGCCAACCGTTTTTCTGAAATAGGAATTAAAAACATTTTATTGTCTGATACTACGGGAGTTGCAACGACGGAAACGATTTCTGTTTTATTTGAAAAAATT
It contains:
- a CDS encoding BaiN/RdsA family NAD(P)/FAD-dependent oxidoreductase, whose amino-acid sequence is MKQIIIIGGGAAGFFCAANLDEKKYKITILEQNSDVLQKVKISGGGRCNVTHACFDPRELVQFYPRGNKELLSIFTKFQSGDTMEWFEKRKVSLKTEKDNRVFPESNSSQTIINTFMNEIQQKNVEVKTKCSVKEVEKQDQKYIVKTSLGDFSADYVVYATGSSPKSLKMIENLGHKIIDLVPSLFTFNIKDDLLKDLLGTSFEMAETSIPKLKTEESGPLLITHWGLSGPAILKISAWEAINLAKVKYNFEIEVNFISKDIDDAEEIFQNFKQSNPKKLIGSCKIFDVTNRFWQRILEVSKVDLNKQIANISGKEIQTILENLCKKKFQVTGKSTFKDEFVTAGGVDLKEINFKNMSSKILPNFYVAGEVLNIDAVTGGFNFQACWSEAWLIAQDLNLK
- a CDS encoding acyl-CoA thioesterase, which encodes MIFHHTFEVRWSDLDANKHLANSSYVQYCAQTRMAFMKQEKMGVTQMSRWGIGPVIMHERFSFFKEIFADQKVIVSLEIDGCAEDASIYRFVHKFYLPDGSHCATSEATGVWIDTMLRKMTSPPDDVVEAMNKYKTSETTLMTREDFIKLPFRPENIDPAIFNK
- the thiL gene encoding thiamine-phosphate kinase; the encoded protein is MFEDKEPELTPISKLGEFGLIKHLTEFFPLTNESSEVGVGDDAAVINPGNKRVVLTTDVLAEGVHFNLGYVPLKHLGYKAVVVNLSDIAAMNATPTQILVSLAVSNRFPVEALEELYSGIQAACGRYKVDLIGGDTTSSNAGLVMSITAVGIEDQENLVKRNGAKPNDLLVVSGDLGGAYMGLQILEREHAVFLADPNMQPEMQGFDYILERQLKPEARTDVKGILEHLDIKPTSMIDISDGLASEILHLSDQSKVGFRLYEEKIPMDNLTITTADDLNLNPVMTALSGGEDYELLFTISPNDFDKMKNHPDFTIIGHAVEKEEGNFMVARGSNQLVALTAQGWDAFLGNQQND
- the pepT gene encoding peptidase T; this encodes MSTIEFNEMWREKLLNRFLSYVKIYSTSDAESESTPSTERQWDIANYIVEELKTIGLEDVSIDEHGYIMAYVPSNLENDSQPTIGFISHYDTSPDFSGENVKPQVWENYQGEDLILNKETNFTLSPSKFESLKKHIGQTLITTDGNTLLGADDKSGCAEIVTAAEYLIAHPEIKHGRMALGFTPDEEIGRGAHKFDVAKFGAEFAYTMDGSEVGELEYENFNAAGAVVKIHGLSVHPGYAFGKMVNASLLAAEFIQSLPANETPSTTKGFDGFYHLMDITADISEAKLQYIIRDHDEEKFEARKKFMEEKVAEFNQKHGEKTAEVEIKEQYRNMKQQFEGKMHIIDLAAKAMKQAGIEPKIKAIRGGTDGAQLSYMGLPCPNIFAGGMNFHGPYEYVALESMEKALEVIVNIVKA
- a CDS encoding hydroxymethylglutaryl-CoA lyase → MFLTECPRDAMQGWGEFIPTAKKIDYINSLMDVGFDVLDCLSFVSPKAIPQMADSAEVAENIDKSLSNTKVSAIIGNYRGAEKALKHQSVDILGFPFSISETFQHRNTNKNQEEAFSDVVKMLELTKSEGKELNIYFSMAFGNPYGEFWKWEDVDFWANRFSEIGIKNILLSDTTGVATTETISVLFEKIPAKYPSIDFGAHFHNRYEESYSKLKIAYDKGCRRFDSAIKGIGGCPMAKDDLVGNMPTEQVINFMSVEKAEHKLNLLNFESSYNKAKDIFHF